A region of Prochlorococcus marinus subsp. pastoris str. CCMP1986 DNA encodes the following proteins:
- a CDS encoding 3'-5' exonuclease translates to MELPNKKKINQLDFLNNEIKNNDNEKPNFLNKSISSSKNNNKNQSIENILILDTETTGLDENKDEIIEVGCILFNVNTKSVLSQVSFLFPVSSNEAEHVNGISAEVTNIKQPWEDGLNFFLKLVDCSDLIVAHNVEFDKKWFGKGRLPKLEKKWICSLEDINWSFQKNLKNRPSVTDLALSFSIPVWSLHRALSDCFYISEVFKKCENLEELLCKATEPRFLYKALVSYEERSLAKKAGFLWNNPKQGAWAKKLTVEEANSLDFKVQILD, encoded by the coding sequence TTGGAACTACCAAACAAAAAAAAGATAAATCAATTGGATTTTCTTAATAATGAAATTAAAAATAATGATAATGAGAAACCCAATTTTTTAAATAAATCAATCTCAAGCTCCAAAAATAATAATAAAAATCAATCAATAGAAAATATTTTAATTCTTGATACTGAGACGACTGGCTTAGATGAAAATAAAGATGAAATTATTGAGGTAGGTTGCATTTTATTTAATGTAAATACTAAATCTGTTCTCTCGCAGGTTTCGTTCTTATTCCCAGTAAGTTCAAATGAAGCTGAACACGTTAATGGGATTTCTGCAGAAGTTACTAATATTAAACAACCTTGGGAGGACGGCTTAAATTTCTTTTTAAAACTTGTGGATTGTTCAGATTTAATAGTTGCTCATAATGTTGAATTTGATAAAAAATGGTTTGGAAAGGGCAGATTGCCCAAGCTCGAAAAAAAATGGATTTGTAGTTTAGAGGATATTAATTGGTCATTTCAAAAAAACTTAAAAAATAGACCATCAGTTACTGATCTTGCACTTTCTTTTTCAATACCAGTTTGGAGCTTACATCGGGCCTTATCAGATTGCTTTTATATTTCGGAGGTTTTCAAAAAATGTGAGAATTTAGAAGAACTTCTTTGTAAAGCGACTGAGCCAAGATTTTTATATAAAGCATTAGTGAGTTATGAAGAGAGATCATTAGCAAAGAAGGCAGGATTCCTCTGGAATAATCCTAAGCAAGGTGCTTGGGCTAAAAAATTAACAGTC